The genomic region ATCAAAGATTTGGATCATTAGTGAAGAATTTTAACAGTCAACCCCACCCTCCACagcacttttttaaaatatgggtaagaaagatgaaaagcctaaaaatagaaaaagtaaaTTGAAAACATGGTGGTCAAAAAGACCAGTGAACAGGTTCGATCCAGTGGTGTTTGAAGCTTGATGGTAAATCCTTAAGTATTCTACAACAGACCAGTAAAATGGGACTGGATGAAAACAAATTAGAGGCAAGATGGTGTGAGAGTGTTTAACTAAAGGGCAcatcaaaagaaaaggaaaaagggttAGAACTTCAGATTCTTCACAAAGGAATGATCTAAAAAATAAGATCTATCTGAGGATTACCAACCATATTATAAACTATGGCAGAGTCCAGTTACTCCAGATTTGTGGTTACATACATAGAAAACATTCAATTTTATTTATCAAAGTACAGCTCACAGTTACCAGGCTGGAACTGCTCATTGTGTGCACAAGTTTATTTCTTGTCATCTGACCATGTAATTTCATAATCTGTATACTCTTTCTTCAGTATCTCTACAGTCACTGAGTGATCTGCTTTTCCATAGCCCTGCAAGACAGAACAAATTGGACATGGACATTAAATCTTCAGAACCATTCCGTGTTGGTCCGTTCTTACCAACACAAGTTGTTCACATGCAAATCAAATACAAGTTCTAAAAAAGCTACTCTTGCAgtatcatgttttatttttctattatccTCTCCAATTCCCCCCACCCCGCTCCCCTAAATTCAAGATctagaaaataaatgagatgGTGTCAAACAGAGAAGCATTTCCCACACAATTTCTCCAGCAGAAagcttgttttaaaatgttccCAACCCATCAGCCATTGTATTTATGGGATGTTCCTTTAAACCACAGAGATTGCATTGATCCATTTTAATGTGTGAGCATACAAACAGCTGATTTGGCTCAGCTGAAGGGAAAGGGAATAAGCAAACAAGTGTGAGCATTTAAACACAATTCTAGACACTAAAGAAACCAGAGTCTTCatgctttatttatttcccaTCTTGCCTTAGCTGATAATAGCACAATTTTAAGTATCTGTGCTCTTCAGCCATTACAACTCCAAGGTAAGGTCAGATGACCCATGTGATTTTTAACCCTCATTTAAAAGTCACTGGTCACAGTGTTACTCTCTCACTGAAATTTAAGGCTGTTGTGGTCAAAGTGGCCTTTCCATTATTGTCTTACATGGTCAGAGTTATATTGATTTCTTATTTCAGAACTACACATAACAACAGTGCAGTATACTGACAGAAATCTGATttacaggtatttttttcccataatatTTCACATGAAAGTTTACTTAgtagactgaaaaaaaaaaaagagcccaaGTTTATATTATCAGTCAAAACATACTCTTACTCATCAGTGACAGCCCCAAAGAGGAAAAgcttaaataaacaaacattgAAACTGAAAAGGTTAAAGTTGATGCATTATAGAATGCAAGTTTTTCAAAAATAACAGATGATATAGTTATGCCAGTTGGAAAGCAACAGATCCATGGCTCACTCTTGCCTTGGCAACCATTTTGAAGCCCCTGTCCAGCCTTAAAATTAGCAGCACAGCTTCAAAAGAAGTTAATTACTATTTCTCTGGTTTCCATAAAACACCAAGCTAGTTCTAAGAGTCTGACAATAAATCTTCAAGTCAAAAGAAGCATTAAACCAGCATAACTAAGATTTTGACTGCTGACCTGGGGCTGAGGTCATCTGAGCCTCAGGGTCTCTACCTGACAGAAGCCCTCATGGCAATAAATAAAACTCTGCTTTTACCTGATGCTCCTCTGTGAGCACCAAGGCACCAAAAGTTGAGAATTAAGTATATTTCTCAGACTGCAAGGCTTGACTACTGCCTCTAACATTTAATTTAGCAGCTAGATTAATAATACAGGTGTCAAATTTCACCTAAAAATGCAATCATGATGAACACCAACCGTCAGAAGAATTTAGTGCAATAAGAACTGTACACTGCCTTCCCACCTCATACAAATTCTaaggagtttttttctttttttatgattCCAGAATCATCTTGgaacaaaagcagcacaaacaaaaTTGGTAGttctatttaaatacatttaacaCATTCAAGGCTCAACCTTCCCTGCTCATCAAAGGTAAGCAGATTTGAAGTAACCCTCactttttatataaaattaaatgaactTAATAGAactattttcttcttgtctccTTTAGAAGCCTAAAAGCTTTACTCAGTCATTACTACAGAAGCAGCTACACTTCATCACTTAGCAATACCAGAAAAATACTACAGCACATTCCCTATATTAGAGAAATTCTGACCATTTACTGAGtctttcccaaagaaaattaatttaaacagaaTAAGAGGTAACAATAACACTACTTTTATTCCCACAAAATGCATTATTGCATTTTCACCTACTAAAAGTTTACCACCCCTAAAATGTCTCTACTCTTCTCACCCAACACATACACAGAACAACATTCACAATTTAGCTGGTGACTACCAGCCAACATTTTTATTGGCAGATGAAGATCATACAATAGCTGGATCCAGCCCCTGTAGCTACTAATGGGctcttcctgctccagcagcaagaCTAAAAGATTCTGAGTCAAGAGATGCCAACTTCCATTTTTAGTCTTAATTCTAACTTAACCTAATGCTGAGTAACTAACTTTATCTTTTTGGCCTCCTGCCCTAAAACTACTGTTTTTCTAACTGATCTCACAAGTAAGCCAGGCAAGTTTTCCAGTCAACATTTAAAATGTGATGTAAATTGCCAAAAGCCACCGTGCAATTAACCAAAAATCCCAGAACATCAGAGACACAAACatttgaaggaaaatgagatATGCACTTACTGTTGAGAGCCCAAACaccctgattttcttttctttgctattaTGTTCGATTTTCCCTCCTCCAAGGCACTTGCACTGATATCCCAGCTTTTCCATCTCGGGATTTACTTTTTCAAATATATGATCTGCACAAGAAGAATGGTGAGAGCCATTAGAACAGGAACTAGGCATTACAGTCTAGAAATAACTTGTAACTACTTTCTTCTTTCACTTACAAGAGAGGAGGTTTCTCTTCTGAGGCACAGAAAAGCTCCAGTTAAACCCCTTtagttttttttactttgtaagCATATATCGTTCTCCAAAATGAGGCTGATTGTATGtggaaaattaatccacaaacaccagaggctTATATCCAGAAGAGAGAGGAGTCGTGTAACTTTATTCCAATGAAGGGAGAGGTCATGGGCATTTCCCATGGGGGTCTCTGAAATTGTTAGAGGACACAGCCTCCTTTTTACCCAAACTTCCCGGCcgaattttcctttttttaacccCTTGGCTGAGGTATTTGAGAGGTACAGACTTCCCCAATCGCCTTTTCTAAGGTGTACTGCCCgccttcccccccctccccccccccccttttccacgtctcttttcttcttctgtaaaTCCAGGGATTTGGCAGTCTTGAGTGAGTAACAATCTGTGCCAGTTAGTGGAATCCCAACAGAAATTAAAGTTCCCCCTCCATTGCTTCTTTCACCTCCCATTATCTGGCCTTATCCCCCATCGGGCCCACATCCTGCTCGTAAAGACACCACCTCGTTCCTTTCAGCTGGGATCTGAAATGACACCTATCGCACATATCGGCCCCGTTTCCATCTCACACGAGGCACGCAAAAAGCGGGGGAAAGGGCATTTTTTTGAGCTACTCAAGCCGCGGCTCCCGCTCCGCCTCAGACCGGCCGGGGGGATCCCCACTCCCCCCACGCACTGTGGAACTCAGCCGCCCCAGTGCCTCGGACGATGTCCCGCTGCTCGCCGCCGCCCGGGCGCTGCAGCCGCACCAGGATGTACTTGAAGGTGCCCTCAGGGTCGATCTCCACGTCCCTCACGGCCGCCATGGCGctgccggggcggggcggggcggggcgggcgccaTGGCGGCCgtgaggggaagggggggagcGGCTCCGTCAGGGGTCCCGGCGGTAGGAAACAGGCTGGGTTACAGCgtttggggaagggaagggaagggaagggaagggaagggaagggaagggaagggaagggaagggaagggaagggaagggaagggaagggaagggaagggaagggaaggggtgcTGTTCCTGATCGCTCTTGCTTTGGTAACCGCATGCCGCCTTAAAAatagcagcaacagcagctgcttAAAATGAAGTAAGCGACTGTTTCTCTGGTTTCCATAAAACACCAAGGTGGTGCTGTTACAGACTGACAACGAATCCCCAAGTCAAGAGAAGCGTTAAACCGACAtaactaatattttaaattcgGACTTGGGACTGAGGTTGCCTGAGCCTCAGGGTCTCTACCTGACAGAAACCCTCATGGCAATAAAACTCCGCTTTTACCTGATGCTCCTGTGTGAGCATCAAGGCACcaaaagctgagaaatgcagTGTTTTGCCTGGACTACAACAGCAGGGGTTAACCACTGCCTCTTAACACTAAAGTGCCCTTCAAAAAACTCTTGTCCTGTATCCCTCCCTTTGCAACTGTGGATGCTTCTTCACTCGTCCTCAAGCTTTGTAGATGGCACCTGTAGGGCCAAGGCCACAAAAAGTGTTTATGCCAGAGAAAAGGGTCACAGGGAGCTCTAATAGCCAGTATTCCATAGGTTATATTTTTACTGGAGCTGAGTGAGAAATACAAATCTAACTCATCTCTGCCTCATTTTATAGGCGCACCTGATGGTTTAGGCAAGCCCCGCACAAATTGATTGTACAGTCACAGATGTGTAGAATGAataatttcatagaatcactgaatggtttAGGTTGAAAGGGATTTTAAAGATCATTTATTCCTAACCCCTGCAATgggcatggacaccttccaccatcccgggctgctccaagccccatccagcctggccttggacacttccagggatgggcaatACCCAGCATCTCTGGGCAACCGGAGTCTCACtgccctcacagtgaagaactTCTTCCCCATATTCCATCTAAAcctattttctttcagtttaaggCCACCGCCCCCTTGTTACCTCTTCACTGAAGACCAAACCTATAATATTTACCAAatcaaaaataattgttttcaagCAGTGCTGAAGTAAGAGCATAGTCTTGTATCAAGAGTTTACTTCAAAATCAAATTTAACACTTTAAAgactagaattttttttcaaacttcaaAACATCTGGCACTTCAACATAACTACATTTTTAAGTTATGTGGTAGATCACTTCTGACTGACCTATTTGATTCTTTTCATGCATACAAAAATTAAGCTattattgaaattaatttctccattAATGATAGCTTTAAAAATCTAAAACTAGTACTTGAATACTTCCTCTGAATATACAAAGTGCTATATGAAGTAAGATATAATGAAAGACATCAGTAAAACAGAGGACAATACAGAGGAATTACATCTCATCTAAATATAGTATTTAGAGATACTACAAAAGTAAACGTAAAATTGATGGATAGTTAGACTATTTTGAGAATTGTTATTTTACAGCTTGTTTCCTGAGTTACTTTATTAACTGtaataaatgttaattttaaacattCAAGCATTTTGTTATTCCAGAGACTAGTTTTAGTTACTTTGATGGTACacagaacaacaacaaacctggggggaaaaaaaggaccaGAGCTCTGAACAGCTGAATCCTTGCTAACTTAATTTTAAGGGGTGAAGAGGTGTGCAGGGTTTTTAGTAGAAACCCAGCTTTGTACCTCAGCTGTTCAGGATTTTcaaagcaggcagagaaagTGATAAAATCACTTGTGATAAAAGTGCCTAGTTAGGCTAACCAGGCTTAGAGTCTTGTGGAATTGGGGTGGTTGCTTAAGCTTGCTTTGTGCAGCAATAAGGGGCTGTTGGAttagtgttttgtttccagTAATTTAGGATGGTGTGGTTTTGTTATGGGGGGTTTTGTGCATTTAGCTTATTCCTTGGTTATTTTGTTTACCAGTCTACCCCAATATCTCATGTTCTGATTTATCCTGTGTTAACAAAGCGTTATGGAAATTGTTTGTTTGCACAAActcaggtttttttatttttcactggaatggtttccttcatttcctcaAGCACAGAAGTCTGTTGCGTGGCTGTGAAAACCTTTATTGCCCCATTTCAGTTATGATGCACGGCAGGAACTAGCAACAAACAATAGTGGTAAGGATGGCAAAGGAAATACTTGTGGCATACCTTAGAAGCTGAACTTGAAAGGAATTTGCTCTCAACAAGGAGGACAGGCGTCAGGCTTCACCCAACACAAGTTTGAGCAGATAACTTTGTGATTTAGTAATAGTCCCAGCAGAGTTCTCTCCTGGTTTCTTTAATGCCTTTCCCTTCCCAAGCACCCATCTTATCCAGGAGTGGtttcctgtgctgtgcccaggtatAGGAGCTTCCTGTCAGCTTTTAGGCTCAAACAAAAATCCCCTGCTGTTGGTGGGAATTGTTGGTGTGTCACTTTGTGGGCCTCAGGGGTACAGAGAGGATGGCATGGGGTGACAGGGGTCTTCAACCAGACGTAGCCTGTGCCCAACAAAACTGCACGGAGGGACTTTCCTTTTGTCGTGGGCTTCCTCATGGCTAGCTGGGGCAGGCAGCTTGGCATTattctttgaaataattaagggcttttttatttatttggtcgAGTGACATCTCCTCTCTTTGCAGTGGAGTCCTAAAAAACATTGTTTGGGACTTGTTTTGCATTGTGGTTTGCAGGATTTGGACTGTGTCCAAATGACTAAAATTTCTCTGTTTATCTCCTTCTTATCATCAGATCCTGTGAGCCAGGAGTATCCTAATGCCAAAATGTCTTCATTTATTTAGCAATTTAAACTCTAAATGGCAAGTGACTAGAAAagtaatattattattttgccaAGCTGTTAACCATACACTGTGCTGCAGTGAAACTCAACGTGAGATTCTTTCAGGCCATTGGATCAATCCAGGCTGCTAGAGTCAGGAAAAGGGAAGCAATCACTTTGAACTCCAGGTGTATAAATTTGTCCTTTTATTGAGTTCTCTGACAGAGAACACAAGATGTAAAGATACATTTAGCCCATGCTTGTATCACAGGAAAATATTAAGGAAAGGCTTTTGAAGTAAGTGCTTTCCATTGCATGCAACCCTTACACAACAGAGAAAGTAAAATGAAGGCTAATGTTTACCTGTacttgcaaatatattttttattccagAGTGGGAGTACCTCTGGGACTGATGAGAAGAATGCATAATACACTTGTGCAAAGGAAATGCACTGTTGTAAATTCTGCCATGGACATCAAAGATCATCGGTCTTCTTTGCTGCTTGGCCCATTCAATTTAATAGGATTTAATAAAGATTCTTCTTCTACAGCTGTTGATTAGCAGCTCCTCAGATTAGCAAAGAGGTCAGAACAAATGTAGGATAATGACATTATCTCTTTTGGGATTAACATCTTTGGCATCTGTGTGCTTATAGTTCAGGAGGCAGAGGCTTGGTTTGTGTGCTGAAGTTTAGGAATCCAGGCCAACCTCCAGCATGCTGAAGTGTGAAGGGCCTCTTCTGGACCCCTCATATCTTGCTTTCATAAATAATGATCCCTTTCAGAAACTCAACAAGATCTGGGGAAAACCCAGTTATGTTCTGCTCCTCATCTTGTTTGGCTCCTAAAACTCCTCAAGGCAAGTTATAAACCCATTGCTCTGCTGGCTAAAAACCCCCTCTAATTTCTGGTCTACATTTACTcacaaaaggtttttttaatccgtttgggttttttgtacCAGATGTATCTGTTTATTAGAAAACAGATTATTATTAAAAACCGAATTTTTTACCAGCTGTTAAAACTTCTGAGCATCTTCTTCACTTTTCTGAGCCTTCCTAGctgcttcctcttccccagGCTTAAACACAAATTTCTAATAGGATCTGGAGAACTATTTATTTAGAAGGGACTTCATGGCATGTATCCATTCCTTGAAAAGCCTGGACTTCCCTCCCAGGAGGTCTAGTTCTTCTGGCTCTCCTTCTGAATGACCATGAATATCACCTGCCTGTCACAGGATTGTTAATGTTTGAAGTGAGAGAACATGGGACATGCCCAGATTCCCCTTGTTCAATGAAACAGCTCTCTAGGTTTGtttccagggctctgctgtcCTTTGGTTGTCCTTCCCTGCTCTTGGTGTCCGTGCCTTGCACCATATGTTGGGAGCATGATGGAAGCAGTGTGCAGGTGATGATTCTCGAGGCCCAGCTGttcctttgtggtctgcagagACAAGCAGTGTGAATGAGTTGTTTAATTGATCAGAATTCATTTAGGTGGGATATGTGACATCCTGAATATCAGGAtgggcctttcagctgcttttcttcaaGATAAGATCACACATTTGCATTAATGGAGTAGAGATATGAGGGGTTTTTGACTGGTAGATTTAGGGCTGGAGGCACTCAGCAGGAAGCCACGCCCTTCCTTTGTCATTGGGATTGCAGCTCCTaagaaaaaatcagaatgaaGATTATGGATGGGGAGTGTAATGGTATGAAGTCTTACTAGAATAATTCTGGATATAAATTGAAGTTATGTCCTTTGACTTAACCTTTGGATAAATTTTTGTCTTTGACTCTAGAGGGTATAGAGCAACAGCACTCCTAATTTGCTTATCTTCAGGTGGGCATAAATctagatttttcattttattttgggaCTAGGGTAGCTTCCCTACTGTATTTATGTACCCCTATTGTGGGGATTTAGATTAACTGAACTCCTAACTTCCTGAAGTAAGAATGTTGTATGCAGGTCCAGTATTATTTTATAGCTGGTAAATGGCAATTCATTCTCTTCCTGCTCATACATAGGAAAGAGATATTACTTCTGTGGGCCAAATAATAAGACTCTGCTACTGATTGCAGTCATGTGACTACAAATGATGGGTAAATACCTATTGataaatgagaggaaaaaaccaCAACTACTATGCACCAGGAAGGATAAAtacaagatcacagaatcagtcTTTTGTTTGGAAAAGCCTTGTAAGATCAGAATCCAAGTAGAAACCTAACACTGCCAaattcaccactaaaccatgtccctaagcaccTAAATATCTCAGTTCCCTGGGCTTGACAACCCTTTACATAAAGGGTTATTAACAGGGTCTGTGGGGTGGGGTACATTCTCAGCACTTGAGAAAACTCACTTTGTGGATCGCTTTTTAGGCTCAAACATAAAAGTGCAACAATTTCTGGATAAGTGACAGATCATCCTTCCTGATGAGTCAAAAAATCGAAAAGTGTTTTAAGTGCAAAATCTGCTGGAAAAGTTAAAAGTGTTGTTTTCAAGGCCTGGGAATAAGGGTTTCCTAATTTTCTTTGTACCAGTTAACTGGAACTTAAAAAAGCTTTGTGGTGCCAGTTTGTTGTGGTTTTCTTGTCTGGGGAGTGATAAAATTAAGTAATTGCTTTCAACGTTAGTGACGAGTTCTTTGTTCTTAAAACAACAATTATATGCAGCAATTAAAGTAGATCTCACTAATGATCTTGTGTTTAAAACGACTGTCCTAAAAAGTAATTACTTATCCAGCTGATGGAAAGCAGCAACAAAAGCTCCTGAAAGAGTCCTTAATGCAAGACCTTCTGTTCTCTCGTGGTCTATGGACTGAGAAAAGTCACGAGTGGTATGAATGATACACTTTGATGGCTGTCCTTGGGTCTGGTTTTACTTCTCAGTGCTGTGCAGTTGTTCCTTGTGCTTTGGTCTTCTGCCTTGAGGATTTCAGATACCCAGTGGCAAGTTCTCATTCCACAGAACTCCAGTAGTTTTTGTGATGGACCTTTCATGATTGTTATATTCGTTGTAATGAATGCTGTGTTTAATGATTGCTCTTGAATATCGCTGTAGTTAAGGACTCAAACACCTTTGATACTGTGTCCATTGATGTATAAAAATGATGTAACTGGAACTGAGCTTGAGCACTGAACAGACCTGAAGCTTGGAATTCATAAACTCGTGGTGAAATGCATTAGTAAGGAAGTGAAGCTGCTGCATCATCTTCCTTTTTGTAGCCTCTTCCTCCCAACACAGCAAATGAAGAATGGTGGGTCATGTCAGCACTCTGGTGCTGCTGATAAGCTCACCTGCTCTCTGATAGgtcaaaacaatattttattggAAGGGAGCTTGGCAGAAGCTACACAAAGAAtctccaaaacaaaaaccatatCTCATGATTACCACTTTTACAGTCTCAAAGACCTTAAATCTCCTAATCCTGAAACTTGCTCTCCACTCCTCTCAGTTGCCATCCCCTACCAGTGTCATTTCTGGGGCATCTCCTCTGCTGAGACCATGTGGCtatggagcagagctggacagTAAATGAACAATAAATCAACAATAAGTCATTATAGACTTACTCTTTCTATGTCTACACGGAGGGTGACAAGGCTCCAAGAGCTTCTCTGCCACGATTTCCAACATTGGAACTAGGAATAATCAAATTCTACATGGGATCAGTTCCAACTGCAACTGCAGGCAGCCAGTGTGTGGTGTTAAGGCCAGTCCTGCTTTCATCTTAACTCGAGGTTGTGCATTGTtgtttcctctgctcctgggct from Cinclus cinclus chromosome 8, bCinCin1.1, whole genome shotgun sequence harbors:
- the LOC134046873 gene encoding 14 kDa phosphohistidine phosphatase-like, translated to MAAVRDVEIDPEGTFKYILVRLQRPGGGEQRDIVRGTGAAEFHNHIFEKVNPEMEKLGYQCKCLGGGKIEHNSKEKKIRVFGLSTGYGKADHSVTVEILKKEYTDYEITWSDDKK